The following DNA comes from Brassica oleracea var. oleracea cultivar TO1000 chromosome C5, BOL, whole genome shotgun sequence.
CTACTTCATCTTGTTTCATGGCAGCCAGGTCAAATGACTACAAACAAAAGAAACATAGAACATTCAAGTAGCTTGTGTTTTTTTTGTTGGTAGAAAACAAATAAAGCTCGAGCTTTCAAACCTGGAGAAGGGCAGGCTGTGTCACTAAATCACGCTCCTCTATAACGTCAACAATGGGAATCCGAGCTGTATCTTCAAGAATTTCTTTACCAATTGAGGACATGTCAAAGCCATAGACATCTTCCCAGAAAGGAAGACTTGTGGCGCCTTTTCCAAATCCAGCAACAAACTGATTCCAAGGAGGAGAAAACAGGGATAAAAATAAAACTCACTAAGGTGATTACAGAAGAGGAAACAGCATTAAGAGGGGAAAAAAAGTTTATACCATTGTGGCTGTGTCAGGGAGGATTGCACCTCCAGGCTTCAACCACCGGTCTCTTGCATAGAGCACAGAAGTGAGCATTGACTCATATAGAAGGCAGTATCCCATCCATTCGCTGACTAACACATCAACACTATGCGGTTGAATCTTTATGGATTTTTCTAGCTCTTCCACCATTGAATTTGCTACTTCAAGTACCCCATTGTGCTCCTTATCATTAAACACTTTGTTATCCTTGGCAATCTGTTACGAAAAATAACGGGAGAAAAAAAATTAATATATGAGAAATATAAGATAACGAAAAACGATTTAGAAAGTAGAGAAAACTAACCTTCGTTGCAACTTTGGCCATCTTCTCACTAGCTTCAACTGCAACCACCCTTGAAGCCCCAGCTTGAGCGGCAAAGAGACTGCATAATGCAAAAGGAAACAATGTAAAATGTATATCACTCCTTCTCAATTAGGATATTAAATGCATATCCTAAATAAGAAGCACCAAACTTTTGGCATAAACAATCAAGCAATCTGCATATAGACATGGTAAAGTAAAGAAAGCCTTCAGAATTCGAAACAAAACAGGCAATTAGAGCCACCAGACAAGAAGACGCAAGTAAAAACTTAAATAACATGTTTAGTTTTAGAAAATAGATGCTATAACTGAGAATGAGTGAGAGGATCCCTGAAGAGAATGAAATGGCCAATATAGAGTGAGAGTTACCTCAATATTCCAGTTCCACAACCAACATCCATTACAACAGAGCCAGACAAGAGAGACGGATTCTTCAAAAGTGCATCCCGGTAAGCTTCTGTTCTAACCTGCGAAGGAGAATACATCCAACAGTTGAGAAACACACTCCCACATTTGCAAGTTAGTTCATATTGACATTATTTACCAAAATTTTAAATGCATTTACCTTATCACTTATCATCTCCCTGTGAATGCCGAAAGAACTATAAGATCCAAAATAGTTTTCATTCACCTTCCTGATGTTCCTACCAACTAGCCTCCCATCACAAGCTCTCGGTTCTTTATCTTTCCCATTGACTATTTGTTTCACATCATCGCAGTTTGAGATACGATTAACATCCTTGCATTTGCCATTGTTTGTCATGGAGCTCTCCCCGATAGCTTCATCATCAACAATGCTCAAATCCCCAAGTTTCTGCAAATCCTCAATCAAATCTTCTCTGTCTAACGCCTCTTCTTCATCTTCCTCCTCCTCGTCATCTGCAAAGCTGTACAAAAGCGAATCCTCCTGCAAGAAGGGCTTCAGATACTTCTCTTCATCCCAAGGAAAGTTCACATCTTTGGCTTCGAGTTGGCACTTCTGCAAAGCTCCCCAGCTCCAGCGTTTGTTCTCAGCCACCTAGTTTCATTAAAGGAACAAACTTTATCAATAAAAAAGCATAAAACAGAGCATGAGAAACAGAGCCAGAGAAACAGAGAGATTCACCAACCTGTGAGCGGATATAGTTGATGAGCTTAAACGAAGCGTAGAAGTCCAGCTTCAGTGCCTTTCTAGCTCCATGAAAATCAAACCCGTGGCTCAGATGACAGTGCTCGAAGAGTGAATCACACGAAGCGAAGCGTGAATCACAGAACAAACAAACGAAATCAGATTCGAGGACGTCGTCGTCGTCCTTATCAGCTGCTTCCCAATCTCCCCAGTCTCCATCGTCTGAGAAGTTCTCTTCTTCATCATTATCATCG
Coding sequences within:
- the LOC106295144 gene encoding probable protein arginine N-methyltransferase 3; this translates as MAAETKMVKDSYSDDNDEEENFSDDGDWGDWEAADKDDDDVLESDFVCLFCDSRFASCDSLFEHCHLSHGFDFHGARKALKLDFYASFKLINYIRSQVAENKRWSWGALQKCQLEAKDVNFPWDEEKYLKPFLQEDSLLYSFADDEEEEDEEEALDREDLIEDLQKLGDLSIVDDEAIGESSMTNNGKCKDVNRISNCDDVKQIVNGKDKEPRACDGRLVGRNIRKVNENYFGSYSSFGIHREMISDKVRTEAYRDALLKNPSLLSGSVVMDVGCGTGILSLFAAQAGASRVVAVEASEKMAKVATKIAKDNKVFNDKEHNGVLEVANSMVEELEKSIKIQPHSVDVLVSEWMGYCLLYESMLTSVLYARDRWLKPGGAILPDTATMFVAGFGKGATSLPFWEDVYGFDMSSIGKEILEDTARIPIVDVIEERDLVTQPALLQSFDLAAMKQDEVDFTATATLEPTEAETEARLCHGVVLWFDTGFTDRFCKENPTVLSTSPYTPPTHWAQTVLTFQEPISVAPATVLSGDDRLGAVGTKECPASSIQLRVSVARASEHRSIDVSLEATGVSSKGQKRRWPVQIFNL